The proteins below are encoded in one region of Streptomyces ficellus:
- a CDS encoding amidohydrolase family protein gives MTESREPSRRSVLAGLGSVPLAVGAAPAAGRGPRPADGPERPAPTLLRGAELLLTMDPEVGEGPLGILRHADLLLRHGRIAAVGRRLPARPGDRVLDVGGRIVLPGFVDIHNHLWQSSIRGGCGDRDLYGWLASCNGPTLARIDAPDMYHFVRLAALDALQAGVTTVVDWVHPIPYDTSERYVRALDASGLRFVYAMMETDGGAGLVTRVKKELLDPLPLASAQVATHAGMATVSRLRRCGELARDLGVMLNSHVLEHHSDRGDDPVRALRLAGAFGPGLLMNHAIHLTDDEIAMAAEHDVRVAHCPLSNMRLASGIIRLPALHERGVKVGLGHDGGTNDTSDMFGVMKAAVGLQRALHRDAGVHPTIPAVLRMATLGGAECVGMADRIGSLTPGKRADVVVLDPSTLNFAPRFDWVGQIVLNGQPPNVSHVFVDGRMLKSRGELLGVDTDSVIREAERAAARVRNTT, from the coding sequence ATGACGGAGTCACGTGAACCGAGCCGCCGCAGCGTGCTGGCCGGCCTGGGCAGCGTCCCCCTCGCGGTGGGCGCTGCCCCGGCCGCGGGGCGCGGCCCACGGCCCGCCGACGGACCGGAACGGCCGGCCCCCACCCTGCTCCGCGGGGCCGAACTGCTCCTGACCATGGACCCGGAGGTGGGTGAGGGGCCCCTGGGCATCCTGCGGCACGCCGACCTCCTGCTGCGGCACGGGAGGATCGCCGCCGTGGGGCGGCGGCTGCCCGCCCGCCCCGGGGACCGCGTGCTGGACGTCGGCGGGCGGATCGTCCTGCCGGGCTTCGTGGACATCCACAACCACCTGTGGCAGTCCAGCATCCGCGGCGGCTGCGGCGACCGGGACCTGTACGGCTGGCTCGCCTCGTGCAACGGCCCGACCCTCGCCCGGATCGACGCCCCGGACATGTACCACTTCGTCCGCCTCGCCGCACTCGACGCCCTCCAGGCCGGGGTCACCACCGTCGTGGACTGGGTGCACCCGATTCCGTACGACACCAGCGAGCGGTACGTCAGGGCCCTGGACGCCTCCGGGCTGCGCTTCGTGTACGCGATGATGGAGACCGACGGTGGCGCGGGCCTCGTCACGCGGGTGAAGAAGGAACTGCTCGACCCGCTGCCGCTCGCCTCGGCGCAGGTGGCGACCCACGCCGGCATGGCCACCGTGAGCCGGCTGCGCCGCTGCGGCGAACTGGCCCGGGACCTCGGGGTGATGCTGAACTCCCACGTCCTGGAGCACCACAGCGACCGCGGGGACGACCCGGTCCGGGCGCTGCGCCTGGCGGGGGCGTTCGGCCCCGGCCTGCTGATGAACCACGCCATCCACCTGACGGACGACGAGATCGCGATGGCCGCCGAGCACGACGTCCGCGTGGCCCACTGTCCACTGAGCAACATGCGCCTGGCCTCGGGCATCATCCGGCTTCCGGCGTTGCACGAGCGCGGGGTGAAGGTGGGGCTCGGCCATGACGGGGGAACCAACGACACCTCCGACATGTTCGGCGTGATGAAGGCGGCCGTCGGGCTGCAACGGGCGCTGCACCGGGATGCCGGAGTGCATCCCACGATCCCCGCGGTGCTGCGCATGGCGACGCTCGGTGGTGCCGAGTGCGTCGGCATGGCCGACCGCATCGGTTCGCTCACCCCCGGGAAACGCGCGGATGTGGTCGTACTCGACCCGAGCACATTGAATTTCGCACCGCGTTTCGACTGGGTCGGTCAGATCGTGCTCAATGGACAGCCGCCCAACGTCAGTCATGTGTTCGTGGACGGCCGGATGCTCAAGTCCCGGGGTGAACTCCTGGGGGTCGACACCGACTCCGTCATCCGCGAAGCGGAACGGGCGGCGGCTCGCGTACGGAACACCACCTGA
- a CDS encoding SpoIIE family protein phosphatase yields MGGAEGTPARGGAAGGPQPSSAEGLLDVLGVAAVVLDADGRIVLWSPQAEKLLGYTAEEALGQYAAHLLVAEENFGWVVDLFERVMSTGAWSGEFPVRHKDGSRRVLEFRNMRLLDDRGDYYALGLATDQATLRRVERDLALSVRLVDQSPIGLAVVGTDLRYVGVNAALERLDGLSAGQHKGRRVAEVLSFADAEAVEEAMRTVLDSGVPLLDRQLVGRTPADPDTDHAWSVSLHRLEDVGGRVLGLAISVIDVTDRHRAATEAERARDRLALVADASVRIGTTLDLEQTARELADVAVPELADVAAVDLLDTVLEGRPARIAADGPAVIRALAVAAAYPTVAVRAADPPGEPAHYSADRLVTRCVRTARPVMVAEVDDAALSCIARDRHSAELLAESGLHSYLAVPLIARGEVLGALDLKRARNPYPFTEDDALLASELAARAAVCIDNARLFRRQRETALTLQRSLLPETPGHLVGLEVASRYQPAGAGSEVGGDWFDIIPMDDGRTALVVGDVMGSGINSATTMGRLRTATQTLSRLTLDPAEVLRHLDEITAGLEPSLATCVYAVYDPHRAQCCLCTAGHPPPVLIRAGEGPRLLDLPTGAPLGVGGVPFRDVTTELAPGDRLVFYTDGLVETRDQDIDTRLYRLLDLLRTPDPTLEDTCDRLLRELRNGGNQDDVALLVARVRSPNDRLSTSGPA; encoded by the coding sequence ATGGGCGGCGCAGAGGGGACCCCGGCCCGCGGTGGCGCGGCGGGCGGGCCGCAGCCGTCGTCGGCGGAGGGGCTGCTCGACGTCCTGGGCGTGGCGGCCGTCGTCCTGGACGCGGACGGGCGCATCGTGCTGTGGAGCCCGCAGGCCGAGAAGCTGCTCGGCTACACCGCCGAGGAGGCCCTCGGCCAGTACGCCGCGCACCTCCTCGTCGCGGAGGAGAACTTCGGCTGGGTCGTCGACCTCTTCGAACGGGTGATGAGCACCGGCGCCTGGTCGGGCGAGTTCCCCGTACGGCACAAGGACGGCAGCCGGCGCGTCCTGGAGTTCCGCAACATGCGGCTCCTGGACGACCGCGGTGACTACTACGCCCTGGGCCTCGCCACCGACCAGGCCACGCTGCGCAGGGTGGAGCGGGACCTGGCGCTGTCGGTACGGCTCGTGGACCAGTCGCCGATCGGCCTGGCCGTCGTGGGCACGGATCTGCGGTACGTGGGCGTCAACGCGGCCCTGGAGCGGCTCGACGGGCTGAGCGCCGGCCAGCACAAGGGGCGGCGGGTCGCCGAGGTCCTCTCGTTCGCCGACGCGGAAGCGGTCGAGGAGGCGATGCGGACCGTCCTGGACAGCGGCGTACCCCTGCTCGACCGCCAGCTCGTGGGGCGGACCCCGGCGGATCCGGACACCGATCACGCCTGGTCGGTGTCGTTGCACCGGCTGGAGGACGTGGGCGGCCGGGTCCTGGGGCTCGCCATCTCCGTGATCGACGTGACCGACCGGCACCGCGCGGCCACCGAGGCCGAACGGGCCCGCGACCGCCTGGCGCTGGTCGCCGACGCGTCGGTACGCATCGGAACGACGCTCGACCTGGAGCAGACCGCCCGCGAGCTGGCCGACGTCGCCGTGCCCGAGCTCGCGGACGTCGCCGCGGTGGACCTCCTGGACACGGTGCTCGAAGGACGCCCGGCCCGCATCGCCGCCGACGGGCCGGCCGTCATCCGGGCGCTGGCGGTGGCCGCCGCGTACCCGACGGTCGCGGTCCGGGCCGCCGACCCGCCCGGCGAACCGGCCCACTACAGCGCCGACCGGCTCGTCACCCGCTGCGTGCGGACCGCCCGCCCGGTCATGGTGGCCGAGGTCGACGACGCCGCCCTGTCGTGCATCGCCAGGGACCGGCACTCAGCCGAACTGCTGGCCGAGTCGGGTCTCCACTCGTACCTCGCGGTGCCCCTGATCGCCCGGGGCGAGGTGCTGGGCGCCCTCGACCTCAAACGCGCCCGCAACCCGTACCCCTTCACCGAGGACGACGCCCTGCTCGCGAGCGAACTCGCCGCCCGGGCGGCCGTGTGCATCGACAACGCCCGCCTGTTCCGCAGACAGCGGGAGACCGCGCTGACCCTCCAGCGCAGCCTCCTCCCCGAAACCCCCGGCCACCTCGTCGGGCTGGAGGTGGCGTCGCGCTACCAGCCGGCCGGCGCGGGCAGCGAAGTGGGCGGCGACTGGTTCGACATCATCCCCATGGACGACGGACGCACCGCCCTCGTCGTGGGGGACGTGATGGGCAGCGGCATCAACTCCGCCACCACCATGGGCCGCCTGCGCACCGCCACCCAGACGCTCTCCCGCCTCACCCTCGACCCCGCGGAGGTGCTCCGCCACCTCGACGAGATCACCGCCGGCCTCGAACCCTCCCTGGCCACCTGTGTGTACGCCGTCTACGACCCGCACCGCGCCCAGTGCTGCCTGTGCACCGCCGGCCACCCGCCGCCCGTCCTGATCCGCGCCGGCGAGGGCCCCCGGCTGCTCGACCTCCCCACCGGCGCGCCCCTCGGCGTCGGCGGCGTCCCCTTCCGCGACGTCACCACCGAACTCGCCCCGGGCGACCGGCTGGTGTTCTACACGGACGGACTGGTCGAGACCCGCGACCAGGACATCGACACCCGCCTGTACCGGCTCCTCGACCTCCTCCGCACCCCGGACCCGACGCTGGAGGACACCTGCGACCGCCTCCTGCGCGAACTGCGCAACGGCGGCAACCAGGACGACGTCGCCCTCCTCGTCGCCCGCGTCCGCTCCCCCAACGACCGACTCTCCACCTCCGGCCCGGCGTGA
- a CDS encoding SGNH/GDSL hydrolase family protein encodes MPNGEYLRYVALGDSMTEGVGDGDDALGLRGWADRFAERLSAVNPGLQYANLAIRGRLAGQVRAAQLEPALALRPDIVTVVAGVNDILRPRFDAGEVAGHLEEMFAALSASGAHVVTLTFPDMGRIAPLARPLRPRVLDLNDRIRAAAARHGVTVADTARQPVATDPRLWTPDRLHACPLGHDRIAAAVAHAVRLPGADDAWALPLPPRASSTALGAAGAELRWVASFLGPWLGRRLRGRSSGDGRTAKRPELLPVGEVFLG; translated from the coding sequence ATGCCGAACGGTGAGTACCTGCGCTACGTCGCCCTCGGCGACAGCATGACCGAGGGGGTGGGTGACGGGGACGACGCGCTGGGCCTGCGGGGCTGGGCGGACCGGTTCGCCGAGCGCCTCTCGGCCGTCAACCCCGGTCTGCAGTACGCCAATCTGGCGATACGGGGCCGCCTCGCGGGCCAGGTCCGGGCCGCACAGCTGGAGCCGGCCCTGGCGCTGCGCCCCGACATCGTCACCGTGGTCGCCGGGGTCAACGACATCCTCCGGCCGCGCTTCGACGCCGGTGAGGTGGCCGGGCACCTGGAGGAGATGTTCGCCGCGCTGTCGGCCTCCGGGGCGCACGTGGTGACGTTGACCTTTCCCGACATGGGGCGGATCGCGCCTCTCGCCCGGCCGCTCAGGCCCCGTGTGCTCGACCTGAACGACCGCATCCGCGCCGCGGCCGCCCGGCACGGTGTCACGGTCGCCGACACCGCCCGGCAGCCCGTCGCCACCGACCCGCGGTTGTGGACCCCGGACCGTCTCCACGCCTGTCCCCTCGGCCACGACCGGATCGCCGCGGCGGTCGCCCACGCGGTCCGGCTGCCCGGCGCCGACGACGCCTGGGCGCTCCCGCTGCCCCCGCGGGCGTCGTCGACGGCCCTGGGCGCCGCGGGTGCCGAACTGCGCTGGGTGGCCTCGTTCCTCGGCCCCTGGCTCGGGCGGCGCCTGCGCGGCCGGTCCTCCGGCGACGGCCGCACCGCGAAACGGCCCGAGTTGCTGCCGGTGGGCGAGGTGTTCCTCGGGTGA
- a CDS encoding L-threonylcarbamoyladenylate synthase, whose product MAKYFDVHPENPQRRTISNVVDIIRSGALVAYPTDSCFALGCQLGNRDGIGRIKSIRDLDDRHHFTLVCENFAQLGQFVHVDNDVFRAVKAATPGSYTFILPATKEVPRQLMHPKKKTVGVRIPDHVVTQALLAELGEPLLSSTLLLPDEDEPLTQGWEIKERLDHVVDAVVDSGDCGTEPTTVIDFSGGEAEIVRRGAGDTARFE is encoded by the coding sequence ATGGCGAAGTACTTCGACGTGCACCCCGAGAACCCCCAGCGGCGCACGATCAGCAACGTGGTCGACATCATCCGCTCAGGCGCGCTCGTGGCCTACCCGACGGATTCCTGTTTCGCCCTGGGCTGCCAGCTCGGCAACCGTGACGGCATCGGCCGGATCAAGTCGATCCGCGACCTCGACGACCGTCACCACTTCACCCTCGTGTGCGAGAACTTCGCGCAGCTGGGCCAGTTCGTGCACGTCGACAACGATGTGTTCCGCGCGGTCAAGGCGGCGACGCCCGGCAGCTACACCTTCATCCTCCCGGCGACGAAGGAGGTGCCGCGTCAGCTGATGCATCCCAAGAAGAAGACCGTGGGCGTCCGGATCCCGGACCACGTGGTGACGCAGGCGCTGCTCGCCGAACTCGGTGAGCCGTTGCTGTCGAGCACGCTGCTCCTGCCGGACGAGGACGAGCCGCTGACGCAGGGCTGGGAGATCAAGGAGCGTCTCGACCACGTGGTGGACGCGGTGGTCGACTCGGGCGACTGCGGCACCGAGCCGACCACGGTCATCGACTTCTCCGGCGGCGAGGCCGAGATCGTACGCCGGGGCGCGGGCGACACGGCCCGGTTCGAGTAA
- a CDS encoding nuclear transport factor 2 family protein: MDVTAATEATEATEKTVERFRDAVEERDLAVLDELFTEDIRLYSPVKFTPFEGKAMVTGLFGVLLRTFEDFRYVGHFAGAAETSGDDGEAPAMVLLFRATVGGKRIHGIDLLHFDGAGRVKEFTVMVRPQSAVHALGEAVLAGLVADGLAPASP, from the coding sequence ATGGACGTCACAGCAGCCACGGAGGCCACGGAGGCCACGGAGAAGACGGTCGAGCGCTTCCGCGACGCGGTGGAGGAGCGTGACCTCGCCGTACTGGACGAGCTGTTCACCGAGGACATCCGCCTCTACAGCCCGGTCAAGTTCACGCCCTTCGAGGGCAAGGCCATGGTGACGGGGCTGTTCGGCGTCCTGCTGCGCACCTTCGAGGACTTCCGTTACGTCGGGCACTTCGCGGGGGCCGCCGAGACCAGCGGTGACGACGGGGAGGCGCCGGCGATGGTGTTGCTCTTCCGTGCCACCGTCGGTGGCAAGCGGATCCACGGCATCGACCTGCTGCACTTCGACGGGGCGGGCCGGGTCAAGGAGTTCACCGTGATGGTCCGTCCGCAGTCAGCGGTGCACGCGCTGGGAGAGGCGGTCCTCGCCGGCCTGGTCGCCGACGGCCTCGCCCCGGCGTCACCCTGA
- a CDS encoding PadR family transcriptional regulator, giving the protein MALRHAVLAALLDGEYSGYQLAKVFDIGVANFWHALPQQLYTELARLEKEGLVAGRQVVQETRPNKRLFRVTDAGRAELEAFAAATAKPSFIRDDLLVKVQSADRIGTGVVIEQLRERAAMAEAKIDVLGALLRQLRGNADEEEFLLHGERIGPYLTCLRGLAFEREHRDWCVRIADVLRERQRTAHAER; this is encoded by the coding sequence ATGGCTTTGCGGCATGCCGTGCTGGCGGCGCTGCTCGACGGCGAGTACAGCGGTTACCAACTGGCGAAGGTGTTCGACATCGGCGTGGCGAACTTCTGGCACGCCCTGCCGCAGCAGCTGTACACCGAGCTGGCCAGGCTGGAGAAGGAAGGCCTGGTCGCCGGGCGTCAGGTGGTGCAGGAAACGCGGCCCAACAAGCGCCTGTTCCGGGTCACCGACGCGGGTCGGGCGGAGCTGGAGGCGTTCGCGGCCGCCACCGCGAAGCCCTCGTTCATCCGCGACGACCTGCTCGTCAAGGTCCAGAGCGCGGACCGCATCGGCACCGGGGTCGTGATCGAACAGCTCCGGGAGCGGGCGGCGATGGCCGAGGCGAAGATCGACGTCCTGGGCGCGTTGTTGCGGCAGTTGCGCGGGAATGCGGACGAGGAGGAGTTCCTGCTGCACGGGGAGCGGATCGGGCCGTACCTGACGTGTCTGCGCGGTCTGGCCTTCGAGCGGGAGCACCGCGACTGGTGCGTGCGGATCGCGGACGTACTGCGGGAGAGGCAGCGGACCGCGCATGCCGAACGGTGA
- a CDS encoding cysteine hydrolase family protein, which translates to MPVTTLRDLNGFDQTPASLPGATLILVDYQNTYTRGVMELAGWRSALASAAGLLAHARSAGANVVHVVNDGGEGTPYDIRTEIGQVHDRVTPAEGEPVVVKTVPDAFAGTDLAAHLDAAGHQDVVIAGFMTHMCVAATAASAFLRGYRPTVVADACATRPLRTPVADVPAEQLHHGALATIADLYGVVVPSAAALR; encoded by the coding sequence ATGCCTGTGACAACTCTGCGGGACCTCAACGGCTTTGATCAGACTCCGGCGTCGCTCCCCGGTGCGACGCTGATCCTGGTCGACTACCAGAACACCTACACCCGCGGCGTGATGGAGCTCGCGGGATGGCGGTCCGCTCTCGCCTCGGCCGCCGGGCTGCTGGCGCACGCCAGGAGCGCGGGCGCGAACGTCGTCCACGTCGTCAACGACGGCGGCGAAGGCACCCCGTACGACATCCGGACGGAAATCGGCCAGGTTCACGACCGGGTGACGCCCGCCGAGGGCGAGCCGGTCGTCGTCAAGACGGTGCCCGACGCGTTCGCCGGCACGGACCTCGCCGCGCACCTGGACGCGGCCGGTCACCAGGACGTCGTCATCGCCGGGTTCATGACCCACATGTGCGTGGCCGCGACGGCCGCCAGCGCGTTCCTGCGCGGATACCGGCCCACGGTCGTCGCCGACGCCTGCGCGACCCGGCCGCTGCGGACGCCGGTCGCGGACGTACCGGCCGAACAACTGCACCACGGTGCGCTCGCGACGATCGCCGACCTGTACGGCGTCGTCGTCCCGTCGGCGGCGGCCCTGCGCTGA
- a CDS encoding diacylglycerol/lipid kinase family protein codes for MGVEWYAGERAHRKQRWSARASLAAVTLAVLLPLLYGGLGGVLLLLTGAAGLAVTVAGLWWTLTRRGAPRAAAVLLAVTAPLAVIAMFDAANLLWVVLLSLTLWVLAVWSGRYALRSTGLRPVRVKEHRTPPPLRPFLVMNPRSGGAKVERFGLREKAERLGARVVLLDADERRDVTQLAREAVADGADLLGVAGGDGTQALVAAVAAEHGLPFLVVSAGTRNHFAMDLGLDREDPAACLDALTDGVELHVDLGFAGGHPFVNNVSFGVYGTVVQDPAYRDDKVGTALGLLPELLTGQSGPRLTARAAGRTLTDPQAVLVSNNPYRRDDPAGLGRRERLDSGVLGVLGIRVDNAAEAAGLLLDPEASGLTVLTAHEVVVEADRPAIDVGIDGEAFVLPAPVHCRIAPRALRVRVPRLRPGVPQAQPPLDWRRLRKLAAAVGRTAVTGHAVGGSGRRGWTPHR; via the coding sequence ATGGGGGTCGAGTGGTACGCCGGCGAGCGGGCCCACCGCAAGCAGCGGTGGTCGGCCAGGGCGTCCCTGGCGGCGGTGACGCTGGCCGTGCTGCTGCCCCTGCTGTACGGGGGCCTCGGGGGCGTGCTGCTGCTCCTGACCGGTGCGGCGGGCCTGGCCGTGACGGTGGCGGGCCTGTGGTGGACGCTGACCCGGCGCGGTGCGCCCCGGGCGGCGGCCGTGCTGCTCGCCGTGACGGCGCCCCTGGCCGTCATCGCGATGTTCGACGCCGCGAACCTGCTGTGGGTGGTCCTGCTCTCCCTCACGCTGTGGGTGCTGGCCGTCTGGAGCGGGCGTTACGCGCTGCGCAGCACCGGTCTGCGGCCGGTACGGGTCAAGGAGCACCGCACCCCGCCCCCGCTGCGGCCGTTCCTCGTGATGAACCCCCGCTCGGGCGGTGCCAAGGTGGAGCGGTTCGGGCTCCGGGAGAAGGCGGAGCGGCTCGGGGCGCGGGTGGTGCTGCTCGACGCGGACGAGCGGCGTGACGTCACGCAGCTGGCCCGGGAGGCGGTCGCGGACGGCGCGGACCTGCTGGGGGTCGCGGGTGGTGACGGTACGCAGGCGCTGGTGGCCGCGGTCGCCGCCGAGCACGGGCTGCCGTTCCTGGTCGTCTCCGCGGGCACCCGCAACCACTTCGCCATGGACCTGGGCCTGGACCGCGAGGACCCGGCCGCCTGCCTGGACGCGCTCACCGACGGGGTCGAACTGCATGTGGACCTCGGTTTCGCCGGCGGTCACCCGTTCGTCAACAACGTCTCGTTCGGTGTGTACGGGACGGTCGTGCAGGACCCGGCGTACCGGGACGACAAGGTGGGCACGGCGCTGGGTCTGCTGCCCGAGCTGCTCACCGGCCAGAGCGGGCCGCGGCTGACCGCCCGCGCGGCGGGCCGGACGCTCACCGACCCGCAGGCGGTGCTGGTGAGCAACAACCCCTACCGCAGGGACGACCCGGCCGGGCTGGGCCGCCGTGAGCGTCTGGACTCCGGTGTGCTCGGTGTCCTGGGCATCCGGGTGGACAACGCGGCGGAGGCGGCCGGGCTCCTGCTGGACCCGGAGGCGAGCGGGCTGACGGTGCTGACGGCCCACGAGGTGGTCGTCGAGGCGGACCGTCCGGCCATCGACGTGGGCATCGACGGCGAGGCGTTCGTCCTGCCCGCTCCCGTCCACTGCCGCATCGCGCCCCGGGCGCTACGGGTCCGGGTGCCGCGCCTACGGCCCGGGGTCCCGCAGGCGCAGCCGCCGCTCGACTGGCGCCGGCTGCGCAAGCTCGCCGCGGCGGTGGGCCGCACGGCGGTCACCGGCCATGCGGTGGGCGGCTCCGGTCGGCGCGGCTGGACGCCTCACCGCTGA
- a CDS encoding GlxA family transcriptional regulator: MSDTERLIVVLLFDGVDLLDVTGPPEVFSLLRRETDGADGSAGYRVVLAAETPGPVTTAAGVRVLPDLTFGEAAGRSIDTLMVPGSVEVDERGRVRALADPTVVHWVKTLAARSRRVASVCVGAHLLAAAGLLDGKRATTHWSTAQQLAADHPAVEVDADPIFIRDHDVWTGAGITACLDLSLALVAEDFGENIALRVARQLVMYLKRPGGQSQFSVPIEPVSTTRRMDDIRHHITRNITGPLTVPDLARHAHISERQLTRIFTSELGTTPAAYIEAARVEVARNRLESTDDTLDRVASAAGFPTTDTLIRAFRRQLDTTPTAYRKRFRYAGQDPPGGRGQR; encoded by the coding sequence GTGAGCGACACGGAACGGCTCATCGTCGTCCTCCTCTTCGACGGCGTCGATCTGCTGGACGTCACCGGCCCGCCGGAGGTCTTCTCACTGCTGCGCCGTGAGACGGACGGGGCGGACGGCTCCGCCGGCTACCGGGTCGTCCTCGCCGCCGAGACGCCCGGCCCGGTCACCACCGCCGCCGGGGTCCGTGTCCTGCCCGATCTCACCTTCGGCGAAGCGGCCGGCAGGAGCATCGACACGCTGATGGTCCCCGGCTCGGTGGAGGTCGACGAGCGGGGCCGGGTCCGCGCCCTCGCCGACCCCACCGTGGTCCACTGGGTGAAGACACTCGCCGCCCGGTCACGGCGCGTCGCGTCCGTCTGCGTCGGGGCGCACCTCCTCGCCGCCGCCGGCCTGCTGGACGGCAAACGCGCCACCACCCACTGGTCGACGGCACAGCAGCTCGCCGCCGACCACCCGGCCGTCGAGGTCGACGCCGACCCCATCTTCATCCGCGACCACGACGTGTGGACCGGCGCGGGCATCACCGCCTGCCTCGACCTCTCCCTCGCCCTCGTCGCCGAGGACTTCGGCGAGAACATCGCCCTGCGGGTCGCCCGCCAGCTCGTGATGTACCTCAAACGACCCGGCGGGCAGAGCCAGTTCAGCGTGCCCATCGAGCCGGTCTCCACCACCCGGCGCATGGACGACATCCGCCACCACATCACCCGCAACATCACCGGACCCCTCACCGTCCCCGACCTCGCCCGGCACGCCCACATCAGCGAGCGACAGCTCACCCGGATCTTCACGTCCGAACTCGGCACGACCCCGGCCGCCTACATAGAGGCGGCCCGCGTCGAAGTGGCCCGCAACCGCCTCGAATCCACGGACGACACACTCGACCGCGTCGCCTCCGCCGCCGGGTTCCCCACCACCGACACCCTCATCCGCGCGTTCCGCCGGCAACTCGACACGACCCCGACGGCGTACCGCAAACGCTTCCGGTACGCGGGCCAGGACCCGCCCGGCGGCCGCGGTCAGCGGTGA